The Virgibacillus phasianinus genome includes a window with the following:
- a CDS encoding FbpB family small basic protein, producing MRPKTRNFEDLVKQYKQELLTDEKKLSQIEMRLENKQTQKEQKKPRRFSFYD from the coding sequence ATGCGTCCTAAGACTAGAAACTTCGAAGACCTCGTTAAACAATATAAACAAGAACTGCTTACAGATGAGAAGAAATTGTCTCAGATTGAAATGCGTCTCGAGAATAAGCAAACACAAAAGGAACAAAAAAAGCCAAGACGTTTTTCTTTTTATGATTGA